GAAAAGAACTTGAGATCAGTTTAAAGACATGTGCACTCCCTCTACTGGctctaaatttaaagaaaattctcaatGGCTGCAGGAGCCAAGTTATTAATTTCACTAGACAtccaaaacacaagaaaaaatatgATGTGGATTCtcccacacatgcacactcaaATGTCTtcacagaaataaataagaaattacaAAACACATACTGAAAACTGTCAAAAGGCATCTGCGGGAATTATTATGGGTTCACTCCAGAGGAAAGCCAATGCACTGCATTTGTCTGTGGAAAGGGCCACTTCCCACCTTAGCCTTCCCTGCTACAAGTCAGCCACAGCTTCCGTGCTCTAAGCTCACCTCTCCATTGCAGAATGGGGGTGCATTTGGATACCCAGGCATGGTGAGCTCCCAGAAGATAAGCTGGCTTCTTCACCACACACCAATTATGAGAGGACCAAATGAGTGCAAGCACCACAGGCCACCAGAAAACTTCATCTACTTGACTCTGTACCGTAATTTCATAGAAAGGACTGACACACTGCAGAGAAAGAGTCTCAGGATTAAAATCTCCCAAAAAGGTCCAAGTGAAAATACACATTCTGGGGGGGAGAAAAGCCCAGCTTGAAGCATACtccatacatttttatttcaccaGAAAGGAGTGATACATCACAATATTCTACAAATGCTtgctattttacttctttttccaaCTGGGGAAACTATAATACTGAGAAATGGAAGTCGTTCGGTCAAAATAAAATGGTGACAGATGCTGAACCTGTCTGGACACTGATTTGATCAGAATTGGGGTTTTCCATGATAATCAGTAGCCAAAACACCTATTCAGAAAACCATCTCAGAAGACAGGCAGACTGGCCCTGGACAGGTCCAGCTCAGACTGCTCActatctcttctttcttcatctgtgacTTGTATTTACCAATCCATTATGTAAAACTTCAAGTGCATCTGAGACTTACACCTGCAAATGCAGAACATTATGGACAACTTAGTTTTACACCAGAGCTCTGCTTCTGAAGTGAATATGTATATTTGGTGATTCTTTCTAGACAGTAATACTGATGCTGCATAAAGCGGGGTCCACACACAGAAGGAAAACATGACTTCAACTTTCTCTTCAGGAAAGGTAATCCCAAGATCAggtttctctccatttctgtgaTGGGTAACACCTGGCACTGATGAAGTTTGCAGGGACTTTGACACTAGGAAACAAGACACTGTAAGAAATGCCTTAGATACTACAGCACCATTTCATAATTACATGACATCGTATCAATACCAACACTAGGAGGTCTGGGCCACCTTTGTAGCTATAAGTATCCAAAAGATTCTACACATGACATCACTCCACTCCTGAGTCACATCATCCCCTTTCAGTATCACTGTCCCAGAACAAGGCTAAGCTCATGGGCTGAGGACATAATCAGCCCCAAAGCAGCTCCAAGTTATCAGAAATGCTTTTTGTCTGGTAGGTACCCTACTTGCTTCCAAGGTTTTTACACTGTTCTTGAGAATATATAGGAGTCacagaaaaatgacaaaaggAACAGACAGAAGTCAGGAGGTGAGCAGGGTAGGGCGAGGTTCAGAGAATAGGCTTTTCCAGCAAGGTGAGCTGAGAGTGCTGATAGAGAATGCAAAAAGAGAAACACAGCTACTCTCCTGCTGGCCAGCCAATctagaggatgggggaggggagcagaggagagaaaatgaagTAAGACTTTGCAGAAATGGAGGCACTGACTCGACCAGCTGTGAAACCACAATGGTTAGCAACAGACATTACAGAACGCTGGTGCCCTGGGCTCACACGGACACGTTTAACTCCACCTCTGCTAGCTGTGGGTCCCTGAGCTAGCCACTCACATGCTCCTGCCTGTTTCCTTACTTGCAAAATGAAGTATTTAGATAATCCTTAAGActtcatttagtttttaatttgagACAAGAAGTCATGCAGACAATTCGACTGCATCAAGGCTCCACATCCACTCCAGAGGCTGGTCCTATATTGTGGCCCCACAAGACAGAACTGGGGGCCCAAGATGAGTCCAGGGCCACCAGTGTGCTCTAATCCCAGCTTCTCTCCAAAAGATCCAAACTACAGGAGCCATGTGACAGCAGCCCTGCATCTCCAAAGCAAGTTGAAAATTATGATGTGCAGAGAGCTAAAGGCCAGCTCCAAGCCAGGGCCCAACATCCACTTTGCTATTTGATGGTGACTTCTCTGCAGAGAGccaaaggaaaagcagaaaaacagatGGGAAGAAGGCAAAGAGAAGGGGTAATGATGACAAGTTTACAGGGCACAGATTtgcatgtttattttctgtcttccccCAAGAGAACACAAACTCCTGTGAACTGGAACCTTATCTGCCTTGAGTTACCACTACATCCCTGGGCCCGGCAGAACGCCCTGCACACTGTATgcctttgataaatatttgctgaatgaatgaaatggcATGAGATGCAAGTGAGTAAAAAGGgttttctcttttcagtctttGACTCACTCACTCTGCACCAGCTGTATCATCCACTGATACAACCCACCTGCATATATGTCATCCCCAGCTCTTTTTATAGCAGCACAAAGTCCAAGTGGCCCTCAGGGCTCCTCCATTTGTGATATAGGAAAAGGTGAGGAGAAAAACAAGGGTCAGAAATAGGATTGAGCCTGTTCTTCACAGACAAGACAAAAGagcatgaaaacaaaataaattccaTTCTCTCCAGCCCACGTCATCCAGAAACTGATCAGCAAGGGGTAAGCTGGGTATCTCCTCAGAAGGCACCGGCTTAAACAGTCTTATCCTTGCATTTTTATAACGCTCTTAGGATGAACAGTGTCTGCTAAATTTTTGCAAATCaggtaaatgattttttttagcgGGACAAGGCTTCTTCACAAATTTCCCAAATAAAAATATCGTGCTGCTTTTAAGTAAGCATCATAAGTAGAGTATTAAAAAGTTTAACTACAGATGTTCTTCTATGGTATCATTCCCTTAAAATAGAACCCTCCTAAAAACTCCTAAAAATAAGTCTGCatagtttcatttcattttcaaagaagGAGATAAACATATCAAAACAAACACTTAACTCCTTTTTAAAAGAGCCTCTCTGCTACATGGGGCTCACAGATCAAAGTCTAAAATGGCCAATTTCTTCACCTCTTACGTCGATGACACagctttgaaaaagaagaaaaacagtccCCCTAGCGTACTGCCACTGTAGAAAGAGGAAGTATGTTAGTTGAGAATCACTGACGAAGACAGTACTGCCGAAGGAAATTACAAAACAGTATTTCAGCAACAGGGGCCAAGCTGAAGACAGATTCCTCGTACAGCACAACCGTAACCGGCCCTTTAATGAGTTAGTCCAAAAGGTGACTGGGGTCAAAATCAGAGGCCAGTGTGAAATTATTATGCCTCTGTTGTTTTGAAattgttgaaaaaaatatttttaaacatcaaaGTTGCAGTTAAAATAACATCTTTAAAAACTACAGTATGTGAACAGGAACTGGGTGCATTCATCTGAAGAGCTAGAACTGTAAGGACGGGAGCAAGTACCACATGGCGGGCCAGCCCTCATCTTTCACCCTTGGGAAGAATCGGCAAGAGGACACATTCTCACACAAAGGAAGACTCGGTCACTTGCAGCAGCAGAAGTCCTCTCACATTTGTGAAGTTGTAGGAACCACCACAAAAACTCATAGCCGCCTAACGTTATTGTGCCCTGACCCATGGGAAGCACAGATGAGTGGGTGTGTGCAGGAGAATCAGTGAAAAATGGGCCTCACCAGGTAAACCCTGGAGTTCTAGAGGTCTGCCTGAGACGGGAGGAAACAGAGACCTCACCAGCTCAATTATGGGTGCAGTGCAAGTAAGCTTAATCTGAGTTAAAGGAAATGTAACCTTTTCCCCCTTTAACCACATCTGATTATTCATTTCTACTTTAATGCCCGAGGTAAGGGAACCTGGGAGATAGCTATCACCTTTCTCCCTGGCACGGTTTGCATCTGACAAATTCAAGTTAACCAAGAGCTTCCTCCTTTTGTTAAAATGCTCCTTTTTTGCCACCTTCCTCACTTCACAGTTCCTAAGTACCCTTCCTGATAGGCACCAGACAGCTATACAGACACTGTGTACTCACTCAGCCTCTACCAATAATCATTCATCTTCCCGATGCTGAAATAATAACCAAGAATTTTTAGATGGAGAGACAAATATGCTTTTCAGGAAAACAACTTCTACTTATCTAAGACTACCCAGTGCTTAGTACATAACCTTTAGAAAggatcaatttaaaaagaaaaaaatagtgtgATAAAGATCTCTAGAGCCACAGgctgctaattatctctgtactaaccagctgtgtgatcttagtaAAGTCATTAACCTGAAGAATCAAGAtcttcacctataaaataagGGGACTGAACTAGATCAGCAAACCTCATCCTGGctgtacattagaatcacctaagaaacttcaaaaataaaaacaacctcaCCAACCAATACCCACACATCGGCCCAATTAAATCATGTTCATTGggtactgttattttttaaaagctcccagaTAATTCTTACATGCAACCAGGGCTTTGATTCACTGGTCTCGATTCTGATTGCTAAGGCCTCTTTTCTAATTTGCTCTATGCTCTTAGGGTGATAATTCTGGTTACAAGATCTCATAATACAAAGGCCCAAAAAGCTACAAAAGAAGTAAGGCCTAGACACTGCACACTATGCCTATGTGCACACATGACCAGGAGAGGTTAACCTGAATTCTAGACATTTTTAGAAGTTAAAAACCTGAATGTAAAACTCAGAATGAAAGTAGTGTGGTTTAAATGCACACACCTGCTTCCAAATGACTAATCATGATAGGAATCAACTTCTGAAACTTGGATGCATAGAAATAGGTCACGCTTAGCTCCTGACCTCTCCCTTTTCCCTCTACTTCCACCTCCACTAAACCACAAGCACCAAAAAAGCTTGGCTATTAGTCATAATCGGAATGTGAAACCAGCATCCCCAGTTTCAAAGGGCCTTCTCCATCATCAAAGATTTGGAAGTCCCTGCATGGCTGCATCTTTTAGTAAAGGTTATCTTGCAAAAACTCTTAACTCAATTATATCTCTATAGTCTTCAAGGATTAGTTATCATGTGATAATCAGAAATGGACCTggtgtaaaattttaaagataaaatattcataaaatatgcACCCTGTATTAAACATATTACTGCTGGGCAGTTTCAATTTACAATGCTTCCTAAGATTTCTTTAATTCCtaagattaaagaaaaatgagatagcagagaaggaaaaaacaaaccatGAGACCAAAAATAGTTAAGATATAAAACCACAAAGTTTAAGACTAGGCCCCAAATCTCTATTGCAGATCCTGTAAGCTACATGAGAATATAATTAATTCAGTATCAATTCATGGCTCTTTTTGGTGGCCACACTTACCcacataaatcttaaaaaaaacaagtttcaaaTGCCATAAACTGGTATTATCTTTAACCACAAACACGATGCAAGAAATATTACTTGTGGTGTTAAAATTACTTTCATAatcttaaaaatcataaaaaaggtGAAAACCCTTGCTATGTTAACTTTCTAACTAACTTAAAGCTAACTTTTAACTAACAGATTCTCTGCACCAAATCCAAAATATGTAGGACTAAATTTCAAGTGTGAGAAATTTGGAAAAGACTCCACACCTCACCCAATCCATCTTCTCAGATCCCACAAATTCATCCCTTCCTAACACTATACACTGAGATTGACCCCTGCTATCCACTtgaaaactcaatttttaaaagtatcacaTCAGCACTGCTTTGAAACAGAATTCTCATCCTTTTCATAAATAGTCTATTATCACACAACTGGCATTCTTTTGCAAAGCAATACAACTGAATCGAACCTAAGATTCATAATAACAGCGTTTGTTCAAGCACGAGATAGATTTGTGGAACAATATCAAAGcacttgttttgcttttaaactaTCCAACCCCTTCCCTATACTAGCCATAAAAAATGTTTAAGGcatatttcaagattttttttaaaccaaattaaaGTCAATGACACTAAATTCTTTAGCTGTTTCATGTACTAGGTCCTCTCCAGTGCTTCAGTTCTCCATCTAAGGTCAAactgttcttattttttataCACCCACTGGAACCTAGAAAGTACAGGGCTCCCCAAAGACGACAAAGGAAGGGACAGAAGGAGGAAGCAACcaccttttttaattaaaaaaaaaaaaaaagtccaacttGTTACTAGAAGCAACTGACAGAAAGATAGGTATCTACAGCTGCACAGGGCTCCCTTGAGCCTGGTATGCATTCCTATCTCGGGAGATGGGGCCAGGAGGATGAGGTGCAAGAGCAGAGCCGCTGGTATCAGCGGCCCAGCAGGGGCACGGGAGTTAATCTCTCTGGATGCCCAACTGCAGGAAGTCATTACATCATAGGCCTTTCCACACCTCTCTCCCTACCACGTGTCCAGTGCCCCAAGAGGCTGAAAACGAACAGTAGAGAGCCTCTCTTCAGGTTCACTTATAGGTAGAAGCCATTACGGTCCAGCCCTGCCAGCAAACCTCCCTCCCCAAGGCCTAGGTGAAGCGCCTGGCGCCAGTCCTCCAcacctggaccccctgcctccaACAGCGCCAGAACCCAGACCTCAGCGGGGAAGCAGCAGGTGCAGCGAGTCCCCGTGGAGGTGGAAGGACTGGTCCGTGCCAGGCCCCAAAGCATCTCAGAAGCTACCTGCTGTAGAGACATCTCTGAAGAATAGAGGTGTGAACACAGGCAAGGAAAGGAAACCGGCCAGGAAAAGGTTTACAACCACCGTTTTCTGTAATGGGACTGATGTGCCTGTGGGAGTGAACACCCACAAGCCGAAAACTTGGACACAAGGGTTCTCATCCAGGTAGtcacaacacaccaggctcccgCAACCGACTGAAAACCACAAATCCACCCCTCCCAAACCCGTCCCCTCACTCCACCCGCAGTGGCCTCGCCGCACCCCCACGATCGGGGACTTCTACTCCAAAGTTGGCCGCAGACCTACCTTCTCTGCGATGACCCAGGAATCCGGCAAATACACTCCGGTCCGTCTGTCCTTCCCTCGCCGGTGTCCCTCAACCCCTCGCCTCACCTGGCCAGGCCTGAGGTTTCCCCAGGAGCCTTCTCTCCCCATCCTGCCACCTTCGCGGCCGTCCCCGGTTGCCCCTCCTCCGGGATCACACAACCCCCAAAACCTCACAGCGGAGGCTCTCCCTGCCAACCCCTCTCCCCCGCGCCCGCAGGAGCGCTCCGTCGAATCGAAGACGCGCCTCGCACTGCGCAGGAGGCCCGGCGGGTCCGGCTGCCCGCCCCAGGTGGGTACGCACCTTCCAGCCGGCAGAGCTGTTGCTGTCGCCCTTATCCTTGAAGTAGGGCACGCAGCGCACCATCCACTCATAGATCTGGGACAGAGTGAGCCGTTTGTCTGGGGAGCTCTCGATCGCGCGAGTGATCAGGTCGGCGTAGGACAGGTTCCCCCAGGCGTTCCTCCGCGACGAGCATTTCCTCGGCTGCCCAGAGCCCCCAGCCGCCCCCGGCTGCGGCGGTGGCAGTGGCTGCTGAGGCTGCAGCGGTGTCTGCGTCCCCCCGCTCAGCGCGCCCGCCGCGGGGGCTGGCCCGGACCCGGGGTCCTGCCCTCCAGGAGCCAGCAGCCGGGCCGAGTCCTCCAGGAGCAACCCAGAGCCCAGcgggccgcccccgccgccgccgatCGCCATGGCCGAGCCGGCCCTACCGCCACCGTCCTCCTCGTCTTCATCGTCCTCCTCCTCGGGGATCATGGAGTCAGCAGCCGCCTCCCCAGAGGGCTTGGCCGGGCTCCCCTGGAGCTCCGGCCTCTGCAGGGGCCACGTACAGGAGCGCGGCCGGCTCTGGGGCTCGAACTCCGGGTCCAGCTCCACTTCGAGCGGAGAGATCGGGGCCGGGGAGGCCGGCGCCTCTGCCATCttcgccgcccgcccgcccgcggcTCGGGCTCTCGCGCTCTCCTCTCGCGCCGGGGCGGGGTGCGGCGGGGGAGGGACGGGGGCGCCGAGAAGGCTCGGGCTCCCAggcggcgccgccgccgccgccgctacTGCCGCCGCCTGGGGAAGCacgagaggagagagaaggagagttGGTTATCCCGGGCTGGAACCCAGTCTTCGGCGAGTCCTCGCCCGCCGTCGCCGCCGCCACCGCTTCGCGACCGCACCGCGCCCGCCTCGCAGGAGCAGGCAGACCTGGAGACGTGCGTCCCGCGAACCTGGCGCAGCAGACGCCGCCCCCCGACCAGGCCGCTGGGGAGACGGGAGCGAATCGACGGGCTTGCACCGGgcaccccctcccccgccgccgCCGGAGCTGCAGGTCTCTCCTGGGCTAGGTGGCTGGGCGGGGAAgaagggggaggggcggggcgggggaggggcgcgAGCCGCGCCTTTAAAGCGGGCAGCAGCGGGCGCTGGCGCAGCCCCGCGGCGGTCCGAGCCCGAGTCCGGGCGGGCGGGCGTGCGTTTGTTTATGTTTCGCTCCGGCCCGCTCAAGTGCTTCCCGCGACGCCGCCGCCAAAGTCTGTGGCGTCTTCGGCTCTTCTCCCAGTTCCCGGCCCTGCTGCCTCCGCGCccccctgccaccccctcccAACGGAGGGCTCGAGCCCGGGGACGGCGCGGGAAGCTCCCTATTTCCCTCTTCGCCCGCGGGCTGAGAGAGCAAGCGTGGGTCCGAGCGCAAACGGGCCCTTGTCACTTCCAGAAAAAAGGGAAGCCGGGAAAAAGGAGGGCAAGCAGCTCGGTGGCTCTTTGCAAAGGGTCGAGCCGAGCGGCAACGGCCACTTTCGGGGTTTGTGAGGCTTATTCTCCCGCGGGCGTTGTGCCCTACACCCCCTTCCCAGTGAAGAACGGGAGAAGGGAGCAAGTCGGAACGTAAATCTTCcaacaggtcaggaagcatcaaGTCTCCCGGGCCGCCAGAAAGCCCAGACTAGCACGTTCTTCACCTCCTTGCTCCCGCTGCTGCCATCTTGACAGTTTCCCCCCTTCACTCAAGTCCTTTAAAAACACGAGCGGGAGAGAAGAGGGGCGCGCACACCGAGTCACGGGGAGGGAAAAGGGAAGCGCCTGGCCCAGCTCAGAAGCAGATCCGGAGTCGCCGGGAAGGCGGTCGACCCGCTCACAGCTCCGGCGCCTACCTCGGTTCCTTCCCCTCAGGGACGAGGGGGGAGGACGCACAATCCCGCGCGGGCCTGGGGCACGGTGAGGAGGGGGCGCGCAACCTCGGCCGAGGAGAGGCGCTCCGGCCGCCGTCGCAGCCCGCCTGAGAAATCGCCTGTCAGCCTGCGCCCCGCCGCCTTCCacattcctcctcctcccttccacaAGCAGAGCGGCCCAGGCAGCAACACAAAGTTATAGACACACGCAGGGTGCCTCAACCTAGACTGACGGCGGGCGGGCGGGTCCCCGCCCAGGGGGAGGGCTGGGCGGCGGGCCGGGGTGTGCTCGCGTgcgtgagagtgtgtgtgcgcgcgcgcgcgcctgCGCGACCCGGTTCCGCGGGGCTGCAGGCTTGAGTGTCGGGGCGCGCGCCGGGGCCGAGACTCGGCCGGCTCCTCCTCCCTTCTGCGAGCCTCAACGACAACAATGCACGGCGCTGGCTCAGGAGACGAGGGAGGGGGGCCAGCAGAGCTCCAAACGCTCCACGAGCGCAGTCGCGTGGCCTCCCTGACTCCGAGCAGGACGCCTGGCACCCTCCCCAGCGACGGAGGGTCCCCGGCGCTCCGCGATCTGGGCCCGCCCTGGTGTCCGGTTCCCCATTAG
The nucleotide sequence above comes from Cervus elaphus chromosome 28, mCerEla1.1, whole genome shotgun sequence. Encoded proteins:
- the FOXO3 gene encoding forkhead box protein O3 isoform X2 yields the protein MAEAPASPAPISPLEVELDPEFEPQSRPRSCTWPLQRPELQGSPAKPSGEAAADSMIPEEEDDEDEEDGGGRAGSAMAIGGGGGGPLGSGLLLEDSARLLAPGGQDPGSGPAPAAGALSGGTQTPLQPQQPLPPPQPGAAGGSGQPRKCSSRRNAWGNLSYADLITRAIESSPDKRLTLSQIYEWMVRCVPYFKDKGDSNSSAGWKTLKLTQDLPRKPFAKSALSKWTVIPFTA